In Methanothrix sp., a genomic segment contains:
- a CDS encoding secondary thiamine-phosphate synthase enzyme YjbQ produces the protein MIEIDTSNPTEAIDITSRVQAALHEEGIEDGIALIFTLHTTTGLAVNEADPSLISDILNLLERLAPKRGQYLHDRDEGNAHAHLRAMLTGNSVTVPLSEGRLKLGTWQRILFFEFDGPRRGRRIYIKTIPSTVNKK, from the coding sequence ATGATCGAGATCGATACAAGCAATCCGACAGAAGCAATAGATATCACATCAAGGGTGCAGGCAGCCCTGCATGAAGAGGGAATCGAGGATGGCATCGCCCTTATCTTCACCCTGCATACCACCACCGGCTTGGCGGTAAATGAGGCCGATCCCTCCCTTATAAGTGACATACTGAACCTTCTGGAGAGGCTGGCCCCAAAGAGGGGGCAGTATCTTCATGATCGTGATGAGGGGAATGCTCATGCCCACCTGCGGGCAATGCTCACCGGCAATAGCGTAACTGTCCCACTCTCAGAGGGCAGGCTGAAATTGGGAACCTGGCAGAGGATTCTCTTCTTCGAGTTTGATGGCCCGAGGAGGGGAAGGAGAATTTATATAAAGACCATCCCCAGCACAGTAAATAAAAAATAA